The Pelobates fuscus isolate aPelFus1 chromosome 2, aPelFus1.pri, whole genome shotgun sequence genome has a segment encoding these proteins:
- the LOC134585477 gene encoding C-C motif chemokine 20-like, with translation MLGASTLSLLCLLAFASLFYVNTAEGLFDCCYTYTRKPLPPKQIKSYVMQNSYEVCDIDAVILITKRFKVCANPKDKWVMNIIKTKSKGPKSPGKRVKPASDSSGN, from the exons ATGTTAGGAGCCAGCACTTTGTCACTTTTATGTCTGTTAGCATTTGCAAGCCTGTTCTATGTCAATACAGCAGAAG GCTTGTTTGATTGTTGCTATACCTACACCAGGAAGCCTCTGcctccaaaacaaattaaaagttaTGTCATGCAGAATTCGTATGAAGTGTGTGATATAGACGCAGTAAT ATTAATTACAAAAAGATTCAAAGTCTGTGCCAATCCCAAGGATAAGTGGGTCATGAATATCATTAAAACAAAAAG CAAAGGACCGAAAAGCCCTGGGAAACGTGTGAAGCCTGCAAGTGACAGTTCTGGAAACTAA